CTATGACCGGGTAGAAATGTTCGTGGATATCTCCACGGGGTATGCGCTTCTCAATTTAGTTGGAGCATTTGCCATTGCCAAATTTCTTGAGCAACGAGGGACACCCTAAATGGTCGTTCTTGCCATCGGGTTAATTCTAGTAGGGGTGTTTTTTTTAGTTGTAGCTGCAATTGGCACACTACGCCTTCCCGACGTGTTTACGCGATCCCATGCGGTCTCTCTGACTGATTCCCTTGGTGCCATTTGCGTCCTTGCGGGCCTTGCTTTGTAC
The sequence above is a segment of the Nitrospira sp. MA-1 genome. Coding sequences within it:
- the mnhG gene encoding monovalent cation/H(+) antiporter subunit G, whose amino-acid sequence is MVVLAIGLILVGVFFLVVAAIGTLRLPDVFTRSHAVSLTDSLGAICVLAGLALYQGFGINMLKILVVLVLLILLNPVIAHATIRAANRAGLKPQTKEDP